The genomic DNA CATCCCAACAATACTAccgaccaatatcccttatgaatatagatacaaaaatctggATTTGGGTTGTGGGCTGTAGTTTGACAACTCATGTTATAAAACAAAccagttggggcttccctggtggcgcagtggttgagaatctgcctgctaatgcaggggacacgggttcgagccctggtctgggaagatcccacatgccacggagcagctgggcccgtgagccacaattgctgagcctgcgcgtctggagcctgtgccccgcgacgggaggggccgcgatagagaaaggcccgcgcaccgcgatgaagagcggtccccgcaccgcgatgaagagtggcccccgcttgccgcaactggagaaagccctcgcacgaaccgaagacccaacacagccaaaaataaataaataaataaataaataaataaataagaaaatcctttaaaaaaaaaaaaaacaaaaacaaaccagttTGTGATAAAATAGCGGAATGGAcaaaattctgtgtgtgtgtgtgtgtgtgtgtgtgtgtgtgtgtgtaatcagcAACTGTTGATTCAATAATTGTTGAAGTTAAAGTAAATTTTTAGTGTGATTGGTCCAGGACTTGCATGATGGTCTGACTGAGTGAGTTGTGTAAATCGAGGCATCATTATTATTTtccagctctccaggtgattccacaGTGCAGCCATGTTTGAGTACCAGGTTGTTAATCCATGTTTTTAACACTTCAGAGTGCATATTCGTCACCTGAGATCTTGTTGAAAtatagattctgattcagtaggtcgaGAGTGGGGCTTCAGATTTTGCTTTTCTAACAAGTGGCCAAGTGGCTTCTGATCCATAGAATATACTTTGGGTAGCAAGGTGCTCACACTGGCTTCCACTGCCTGGGATATCGGGGTCCTGCCCCAGGGGACTCTGATGTACTTGGTCTGGGAAGTGGCCTGTGCatcaagaattttaaaagctcCACAGGCGACTTTAATGGCAGAGAAAGCTAAGAACCTTTGTGCTAAAGTGCatgatgttttataaattttaatttttgtattattgGGAGCCCTAATATGGTCCCTTTTGCCCGTTTCTTGCCCTATTGTACACTCTTCATGACAAACATCCATATATATGGTGGGAATCAGAGTGAGCCCTTTATCCTTCTGCTCTTGTCCATCTCTGACGAATGAGAAGTAGTTCAAGATGGAAAGAGAAGGATCAGGTAAGCTGGATTGGAGAAGAATAAGCTAATCGTGTCTAGGGGGCTCTTTACAGGGAAGGTTGGTTGAGACAAAATGGGAGGATTACCACGGAAATTTGTCACAGTAAAACTCATTTCCGGGCTTGGCTTGGGGCAACATAGACAAAAATCGTCCTTCCTGAGTCCTGGCTGAGCCTGACACCCAGAGAAGctgcaaaggatttttttttccttctcaatacGCAAGGTGACACGGTTGGCCAAAATGCAAGAGGGAATTCCAATGGCAAGGTCTAGACATGCAGTCTTTTCCCCCAAAGCGTAAAGTACCACATGGAACTTAAAAGTGACAGAGACTGATGATAAAGATGGTGATGTTTATGGTAATGATGAAGACCAGATAGACGGCTAACACATAAAGTACTTCTACTGTGCCAGGTGATGTTCTAAGAGATTCACAAACATTAACTCGTTCAATCTTCACAGGAACCCAGTGGAGTTGACActtttattatccttattttaaatgtgaggaaactgaggcacagagaaattaaataccTTAACCACAGTTACTCAAGATGAGTGGCTAAACTGGCATGTGAACCCAAGCAAACTGAAGTTAAGAAACCCTACAGCAGAGAAGCAGGTCTGTTGTTTCTTTGGGAAATCTTTTTACTGGGAAATAATGTCTTTCTACCCATAGCCAAGACAAGGTAATAGGCTAACACCTCTCCACATCTAGAAAGGAGAAACCAGAGGCCACACTGAAGTTAGGAACAGGCTTATTCTGAGACAAGCTCTGAGCAGACACAGGTGGCCACAGTCTGGAATGAGGTAATGGTCCAGGTGGGGCCAGCAGCCCTCCGGATGTTCCAACACCTCATCCCATCCTCTGAGTGTTAGCTGCCCTGGGTGTGGGGCCGCCTGTGCCATAGTCTCTCTCCACGCTTTTGCTGGTGAGTTTATCCACTCTTATGACCCCAGCACCATCAAAAGGATGATGTCGCCCCATGTTTATTTTCAAACCTGACATTCCACCTTGTTACTCAACCAAACTCGGGTCCACTCCCCCAAAGCACAGTGAAGCCAATCTACTGGCATTGgtttggtgaaggaaagtacagcttTTATTAcaggccaagcaaggagaaccaGCCGCTCATGCTGAAAAGACCCGAACTCTCCAGCTGCTTTACAGGGAGGGTTTTTAACAACAGTGTGAGGGAGAGGGTCTCGGGGTGCATGATCAGATTGTGCTCAAGTCTCTGATCGGTTGATGGttaggtaacagggtgatgttttcaggaatctcaatcatcagccttctggtttcaGCAGGTCTGGGTTATACAttcttgtggtcagcatgtagttaACTTTTTCTACCTGGttgggttttagtatctgcaaaacaactcaaggatatgcCTCAGGATATTATCTAAAGCCCTGGAGAAGAAActgaaggtccttgactttgttttatggctaagcTCTTATTTTGTCTTGGTtgactgttttcatttgtttctgcacattctcacttctctgattcaaTTTGCTctaagcttttctacaaacaagaggtggGAGGGGGGCATATGGGGTGCTATCCCCAGAAATGACCTGCAGAGTAGTGCTTGATTTCAACCTGAGCTTCACATTCAGTTTTCTGGCTACGTGCAAGACATTTCCACTTGCATATCTAATAGGCATCTCAGACTTACATGACAGGCTTTCCCCCATCATTTCTGTATCGCTGCTAATGTTCCCAGATTAATTTATAGCAACACCTTCAACCCAGGTGTTCAAGTCCAAACACTGGAATGTAGATTATCTCCCCTAATTTCCCATTCCTCACCTCTTGCCCATAAGCAAATCTTGTCGCCTTGTCCAAAATCCATTTGGAATGTGTGCAGGTCTCTTCATTTCCTCAGTGACCACTATATTTCAAGCCACCACTCTCTCTCTGGACCTGCTACAATGTCTCCTAACTTGTCTCCCAGTCTCAACTCACCCTCACTCCCCTACATTCCTCAAAGCAGTCGGAATCACTGGCTTAACATTCAGggagttttattctattttatattcagTATCAAAAATTTGACCTTCACAGTGAGCACATATTTTTCAGCTCTCCTCATGAGGTAATTTGAGCTTTTTTTGGTACTGTGTTAGTTTAATGGAAGAAAGGGTACAGtggaaggggggaaaaaatatatatatatatatatatgtatatatacatatggatgTTTTTTAAGGGCAATTTGCATGACTAGCATGTGACCTAGGAAGTCACTCCCATGCCTATGGGAAAGTCAGCCTCTGGCTCAGTTACCATTATCACTGTTGTTTGGGATGACATTGTCATAGAGGGACCCTGCCATACCTGTTCAGGACCCCAGGCTGCTACCCAGAAGCGATAAATGTTCACATTCACATAATTTAATGAGCTAAAAGTTTTCAGGAAAAGTTGAAGGCACCCTTTATTTTACTCCCTGTCCAATCCCATTCTTCACTTCTTCCTAAGAGGCAACCAGTATTTTGTATTCCATACTAAggttttttatatattgctatataATTTTACCATGCACAGGTACCCACATAGACTAGGGCTCAGaagacccaccccaccccacccctctacACTGATTTTGTTCATAAGCGGAAGATTGATTTTGTGTTTTCCAGGGTCCCAAGGAAgaccatctccctccctctgtggTGATCCTGAGCTGCATGTGGACCAAGCCTGGGTGTGTTCAGAGACTCCTGGATACctgctttaaaatttaaaaggtgaGAGATTTGCCCACATGAATCAACCAgagacctttatttatttatgaaccAATAACTTTACTGGAAGAAACGGaaaaactgcaagaaaaaaactTAAGTGATAAAATAAAGTCCAGGAAAAGAGAGTCCTGCACTTgttgcaaaaaaaacaaacaaaaaaacttaaggGAACTTCTTCTGCAAGGGCACTATTGCCGTCTGCATGGCAGGCACGGTGACCAGGGCTCTGGTCACCCCGTGGCTCTGGGGAAGTCCAGGCTCAGTTCTTCTTGTCGCTGTCGCCCAGGGTGAGCTTGTCAAAGAGGTACCCTGCCAGGTCGGCGTCCGGGGCCCCCACCATGCTCAGGGTGGTGACATGACCCTCCAGCTCTCTGATGAACGCCACCTGCTGGCCGAGGTAGTGAGTTGCCAGGAAGAGACGCAGGTGGGGGTCGCTCTTGTCGGTGGCCAGCTGGTGCAGGTCGAGCAGGCTCCGGTTCACGCGCTTCTCCAGGTACAAGGCGCACTTCATGGCCTTGAGGCCGCTCTCCCACTCGTCACTGGCTGGCTTCCTGATGTCTTGGAAGTGGAGGCGGCCCCCGCGCTGGTTCTGCAGGCGCATCAGGCCCTGGGCCCGCTTGCTGTGCTCGTGGGAGCGGCGCAGGAAGAACCCGGTGAAGTGCTTCAAGGCCAGGTCGTCGCGGTTGAGGTAAAAGGCCACGGCCAGGCACACGGAGGAGGCGTGGAGCTCCAGGGTGAAATGGCTGTTGACGGCGGCCTCGCAGTCGGGCTGGTAGTTCTGGCGCACCTGCGAGGGCGGCGCGGGCAGCATGGCGGGCGGCGCGGGCAGCCTGGCGGGCAGCCTGGTGGGCAGCGCGGGCAGCCTGGTGGGCAGCATGGCAGGCGGCGCGGGCAGCGTGGCGGGCAGCATGGCGGGCGGCACGGGCAGCCAGGCGGGCGGCGCGGGCAGCCTGGCGGGCGGCACGGGCAGCATCGTGGGCCTGAAGGCCAAGGTGAAGGCGAAGCCGCGGGGCCTGCGGTAGCTGCCTCGGAGGGCTCTCATGTGGTCGAAGAGGGCGGCCGCTCTGGGATGGACCGAAAGGCGGGTCCATTACCCGGgtttgggagtggggagaggaggttCCGGTTCCGTTACAGGGGGGATGTGAGGGTGGATGTGCATGGGGGGCGGGGCACGGACGCTGTGTCCCAGGTTCCATCCAGGCCTGGGTGAGGCAGGGAGACTGCGCTGAGCTTCTGgcctaatcttttaaaatgttattcacGAATATAAGCGCAACCGTTTTGAGTTAATCACTTGCGTGATTTCTTATTTGAATAGTGCCCTAATGTGATTCTTTCATTAAACAGTTCTTTTGTGGTATCATTGGTTATATTTACTATCACAGAGCTCTACTTGAAGTTAGCTCTCCTCAGTGACTTTAACACCCGTACTAATGACACTTCTGATAGCCTCTTCGCTGGGTTCCTGGACCTTATTAACTCcagtgagctccatttttctctttctgtttctggtCACGTTCACACTTGTCTGACAGCAGAGCACCACCTCCAAAGTCTCAGTGAATCTTTCCACCTCTCCAGCTTTCACTCGTTTTGAACTTGGTCTTCACTCCCTTTGTTGTCTCTCATCTCTTAATCTTTCAGCACAGTCCTAGAAACACAGCCCCTTTCATCTGATTTACCAATTCCTTCCTCTGGGTAAGTGCAGACTTCCCTTTTCTTTATCAGAAAACAAAAGGCTTAGATGCATTCTTAGAGAAAGAACTTAACTGTGTGGATGTATTTATCCTCTCCAACCTCATTTGTCCTTTCACTGCCACTCAGCAAGCATTTTTTTTAACCCCTCAATTATGTTGTATGGAATGAGCCACAGTGATAGGAAATACCATTGATCTCAAattatctttcattcattcattcaataaatatttattgattacttaaTATGGCCCAGGCACTGGTATGGGATTTGGGCATATATTAGTAACAAAGAGAGACAAAGTCTGTTCCCATGAGGTTTGTATTCTAGTGGAGAAGcagaccaaaacaaaacaaaacaaaaaactgctgtttttctccctttattgTCTCAAGTAAATACGTATAAGGTATTACACatgtatatgaaattaaaaagtcaatattTTCTTAGAAGTTAAGGATATTATAGTGGAAGACCTAAGACCAATCTAggtatttataattaattaattcaacattaattcaacagccatttatatACAGTACTCCAAATATGTGTCACTGTTTGACTCTGGAGATACACAGAAGAATCAAACATGGTCTCTGTTCTCAAGGTACAAGAAAGAGTGATGGACTGTTTTAAGTGCTCTCAATGGTTTTAAAGTTTTTGGATAAAATAGCTGTTTTCACTTAAAGTTTTATTACCATGGCTTTGACTAATgtacttttttttgggggggggtctctttatttctctttgaaagcTCATGCTATGCTATAATCATTGTTTATGAAGGAAGCAAAGGATCAAATATCAACTGTCACATTGTAAACTTATCTAAGCAATTTTAGAGGCATTTAATTGTTGAGTCTgtaaagaaatagaataataaCAATGTCTATTTGATAAGTTGATTTTAATGATAGAATCATACATTAGAGATGGAAAAGAACTACATGATTAGTTTCTCAGTGAGATAAAATTGTATTCTATGTTTGCTTAACACCAGTGTTTAGTCTTAATATAATTGCAATCTTTCAAAAATTTCCTTGGAAGAGTCCATTGTAGACTTCACTGGAAGAATCTATTTAAATAGAAGAAATCGTGATTttgtagaacattttctcattatGTCCCaagattatttaataattaatttatctGGACAACTTTActcttcaaatattaaaataatactattGAATGGTTATATGTGTACTAAGGGGTGATAGTGGTGTTTCTCAGATGGTTTATCCCTCATCATTACTTCCTAGGTTAGAAGATAATGTTAAAGTACATGTTATAACTAAGAGAAACCTAAGGTTTAAAATCTAACTTTTTTAAGGGAAATCAATAAATTAGCATGAACTGGAACCTCAAAATTCCATGAaggaaatatacatatgtataaacaaAAACATTGCATCCAGTTTTTCTTTAATGAGGAATGTAAAGCTAAATACAAACACAGAATGAAAAAACTTCAGAGCAGATcatgtttttagaaaaatttaaaattttatttttaaaatttatttattttattttttaatttttggctgcattgggtctttgttggacgcgggctttctctagttgcagcgagtgggggctactctttgttgcagtgcgtgggcttctcattgcggtggcctctcttgttacggagcacgggctctgggtgcgtgggcttcagtagttgtggcgtgcaggctcagtagttgtggcacatgggcttagttgctccgcggcatgtgggatcttcccggaccagggctcaaactcatgtttcctgcattggcaggcggtttcttaacgactgtgccaccagggaagcccccaaatttaaaaaaatttgataatCAAATTTTATAGTTTATAACTTGGTCTGTGCTAAgataatgtcttttaaaatatcaatataggACTATAAGATGAAGGTTTCTTTGAAATGTTTGTGGTCAGTGTTGGTATTATATTAggattctccagaaaaacagaaccaatagaagatatatttgtatattatataaaataaggaattggctcatgtgaatatggaggctgacaagtctcAAAATCTGCAGTTGCCATACTTGAGACCCAGGAGAGTCCATGGTGTAGGTCCAGTCCAAAGGCCAGGAGGCTCAAGACCCAGAAAATTCAAGttgaaggcaggaaaaaacaaTGTCCCTGCTCCAAGGCAGTCAGGCAAgaggagttccctcttactcaGAGGAAGgtcagcatttttattttattcaggcCTTCAAATGATTGTATGAGGCTCATCGACTTTAAGgaaagcaatctgctttacttagtCTACtatttcaaatgttaatctcatggAAAAACACCCTTTCAGGCACAAACAATAATATTTGAGGCACAAACAATAATATTTGACTAAACATCTGGGTACCTCCTGGCCCtttcaagttgacatataaaaattAGCTATCACAGTATTATTCATGATAAATGCAGAGTcaacaaataaaaattctcatGCTATAATCTGCAAAAACTGTTTTGACTTTCAGTTCccttcattaatttaaaaatgttacagaACTAATAGTTACACAACTGATATTAGACAATAAGTTCTGACTCCATGTCAATGATtagctctcattcattcattcagtatatttctattgagcacctattatatgaCAGGTATTTTATAGGTACTAACATAAAAACTTGTTCTATAAGCTCctcatatttgtatttcttttgtagcTAAGTGATAGTAAATGTTTCATGTAATTCCTTCTTTGAAAATTAATACATGAAGTAGGATCAATGGTATAATCTTAAGGAAGTAGACCATAAGTAGCAGCAGTTGGTGGCTTATCTCACTctctgtgttgtgtgtgtgtgtgtgtgtgtatacatatgtataaataaatcatttaatgAGAGGTAGTGAAAAGTGATACATCAATATTATATATCTCTGGGCTGTTCACTCTGCATTACCTCATTATTACAGATACTGAATTAAATTTGATTATTATTAcccatattttacagataaagaaattgtgagtTAAAGTATGTAACATGATCAAACACAGAGCTTGTAAATAGCAGAGAGTGACACTCTGAACTGGATTCCTCTCTAGGTAGTTTGGGAAGTTTGGCTGGACCATGAGCTCCTTTAGAACAAAGACTGGTCAACTTGTGATGCTAAATTtcacatagtaggggctcaaaaatataaattaaaatattgagtGGCCTATTAAAAGCTTTAGTCTCATTatttctccaaattaaaaaaatgagtggGAGTGGAtgttgaatatatatttaaactctGTTtcctttagaagaaaaaaaaatcaaagacaccCAATGGTGATAAATTActattataattttactttaatatgcataaacataaaaccaggcATAGAAATTGGTATGCTTTTATAACTGTAAACCTAACAATttgtaaatatatgcaaatacaactataaaactattaaaattaaaattaagaaattccaGTTATGCATCAGATTATGCTTTTTGTCTTCAACACAGTCCCTTCTCACTGAGAACATACTAGTTGACGAGATGCAAGTTTCCTTCAGAGTGTGCCGTGCCTGTGCCCTGATAGCCATGAGGCATCTCAGCTCTCTGCCACCCTTCTTTACTGCAGACACGGCACACTTTAGCTCGTATGGTGATTCATAATGTACTTTTGCTTTCAGGTAGTGGAAGTCATCATTCAAATATTGTCTGTCCTTGTTCTTTTCTATTAGTTTGTGAATAGTAATTCTGATGCAGTTTGTTGATTTCATGAAATACCATTAAAAGTCTCAGGAACTTCAGTAACTGAAGAGGCTGTTCAAACTGGGAATTGAGGGGGAAGAGAACCACTGACAGAATTTTAAGGGATAACACTCTTCCCTTTGAGTTTCATTCTATTAAACTATTTTTCGCTTCCCAGTCATcactttaaaaggaaattttagtGTTTGCAGCTGGTAAAATGTGACTATAAGGGTGGACATGCGACAGTTGGCCTTTTTACACTAGAACATGCCAGCCTAGCAGCAGTCACACTCAGTGTGATTCAAAACACACATGCAGGCATGGACGGTGAGTTTGTGCTGCTGCGTTGAGCTATAGACAGATCAAGatagttctgaaaatgcttccaGTAATTTTCCATTTGGATGTAAACACAAGAACAGATCCATGGaattcacaaatacagagaaCACTGAGTTAGAATGGCATGGACACACCATATATCTAGTCAATAACTATTTAGGACCTAATATATTCCAGCTTTGTGCTAAATGCTGAATGATTGCAACAGGCGTTGACTTTAATCTCATGGGCCCTAGAGTCTGTTTCAGTTCACTATGTTCACTGACAGAATGTATATGTGATGAATGTAAAATTAGATGCTAATGAGTTGATaatagaatatgtatatatatattgaaatattcatatatattcaataatattttgttgGCAATCTTTACCACTATTGTCACAGATACAGAAATTGCTACAGACGTTCTCATACCTTTTCCTACATAGCAATTAGgtttagggaaaatatttttggtgGAATGGTGTTAGTCAACCTACAAATCCAGAATGTCTTGGTTGAAGGTGTAGATACTTTGTTTCACTAAAATCAAGTGTAAGTTTTTCCAAACAAgttaggaaaaaaatgcaaaatccttATAAAATGTTCCTTATGATTCCATACCTTACTATACTATTAACCCAATGTGTTAATAAGCTTATATTAAATGTAATCATTATTCTTCATAGTTTGACATGAATAATATGctctcacattttaattttctaaacttttataCCATATTCTCAATGACTTATTtgctgatttccttttttataaaaatatgataatGACCTCAACCAACCACTGTTAAACTCAGCAAAAAGCAcaatttacaaattaaatgttTTGTAAAGTGTTTCCTGTGTATTATTCACATTTATTACTTTTCCTCTGAGCTTTTGATATTTCAGTAcatacatcaaaaataaataatgtccttttgacttattttcttgaagtcttttgccattttccaaatatatctgaatagttaAGGTCAGTTAAACCTATTCAGAGTTGCAAATTTCTAGGAAATATCTGATATTTAGTAACTTTCTGCCCAAATGattttaaatctcatttattATAAAGTGAATTAAAAGATTGGCATATATTCTTTAAATAGAAAGATTATCAACCTGCTTTTGCTAATGTAGATGGTGCTCTTAAGTTCTGATTTCATACATGACAAACAACCCATGATTAAAGGCTCATTAATAATCTGCCAAATACTGTCAGCTGTATGACTCAGTTCTCCATTAGTAATGTAATCCCTTGATTTTCTTCTGCCAGAAAAGTGCTGATTCTTTGAAACCATTGGCAGTAATATGAatttatacattatatgtatgtgtgtgtgtgtgtgtgtgtgtgtgtgtgtatatctcttGGAAGAGAGACTGAACGCCAAGACAAAACCTCGCATTCCTTTACAGGACGTGCAATGCAGATGTGTTGTGGAATAACTGCTGGatctgggaaggaaggtgaggccAAAGGCAGCCTATTAGAAAGGGAAGAGGCTGTTGGAACTGGGAATTGAGGGGAAGAGAACTACTGACAATTTTAAGGGATAACACTCTTGCCTTTGAGTGTCTGTGTGGTAGAGTCCGTGGCCTGGAGTAGAAGGGGAAAGCTGTACTAGAGCAGCTTCCGGTGGCaggaatattattttcttatacatGCAGCTATTGAAACATTGCTTAACATTCCTCAGATCTTAACTGTCAAGGACAAAAAACAGCAATGATAACTGGAAATGTCAGTTCCACGTCCACAATAATCTATTTACAATTGCTTCCCTCTTTCACGAGTTCTCTATCAATTATCCATGCTTTTATCCCCCCCTAAATCATCACTTTTTCCTTAATTACATGTATTCCTCAATTATGCTGTAGAGAACTGCAATTTTCCCTATGTGGCCCTCccccttaattcttttttttattttccacattaaCAATccctaatttttagaaaaaagacaATAGCATATAAATGAATCAAGGTACAGAATTCctcaaattataaaaatcaattcctGGAGCATTACTGATTGATAACTATATTGATCACATCAGTGTAAGTATTTTAATCAGTCTGTCTACAGAGATTGCAGCTACAAGATAAAAAAACATAATCAGTTTATTCAGTTGTTACAAATGTAGGAGGGGGAAATGGAAATGGGATTAACAAGATTTTATGCAGAACCAAGAGtccacttccttttctttccagagacaCTATTCTATAAACCATGGTATTGCTTCTCCTAGCCAGACTATTAGGCATGTTTGGTTAGATTACATTTTGAATTATACCAGTTCATTGGAGTAAATGTCTCTATGGGACACTTGGGTTTATAAAACTCTGTTTCATAGCTGGATGATGTAGAGCATCCCTCAGACTATCTTCTTGCAAAAGAATGCTGTTGGGTCAAATGAACAAGAGAAAACaggtaataatataatattagaaCTCTCTACAAAATAACATCTCAATTCACATTTTGTGATAGGTTCAGTGACATCTTAGAAAACCATGTTGTGTGTACGTATGTATGGAGTGCACACATTTGTACGTACATATTGGGCTTTGATCACTAATGTTAATGTTCGCTAAAATTTGTACCTTAATGTGGATTGtagtatgaatatatatgtagtaAATTATTATAAAGAGATATGATTATTAATATAGAATagtattctgtattttataattagGGTTAGAgtggtataatttaaaaataataataatattgaatatttttgccTGCCCTTCCAATATTGGACGTTAGTTAGGTAAAGTAGACATTAGTGGAAACATGCATCTTAGctgattgtgtgtgtatatactctgtcaatttttaattctttaaaaaatacaaatattgtatTAGAAGCCATGGAGTATTAGAAGTCAGCGGTAGTGGAAAACTGAGGTTAttgattattttgtgttttcatatccACAATATGAAGTGATTTTGGAAGTGTTTTGCTAGCTACTAGAAAGTAAGCTAAGATTTATGCTAGCTCTTTGAAGGTATCTACCGAAGCACCATCACTAGGAAAGTGAGGTCACCCTTCTTTGATTAAATCATCAGACATAACATAGTACCATTTACATGTCCTCAAAGTTTTATTACAACACAATTAATAGCCAAGATTTTAGCTATTTACAAGGTCTTCTAACTATATACCAGATAATTTCATGTGTACATGGCATGAACTACCTTATAAAATAGACCTGcctctttttatttcctaaatattatAATCTATCTATATTAGTGAACTGGAGCTGTGGATCAGGTGATAAGATATGCATAACTGTGTGCACTGAGTGATAGGAATGCCACTTGTTATCTTTTTTCTGGAAATGtctatataagaaaataaaaggtactttctagaaatatgaaaaaaatagcaGCCTGATACTGTTCATTCTTACCCTTTTTGGGAATTTGAATAAGTAACTTATTCTCCCTTAACCTCAAGTTCTCTATTTAAAAAAGTGACCTTGGACTAGATCCTGTTGCAGATACTGTGGTCAAATGATTTTATGCCCAGGGATTTCAGCCGTTGGCTGTGAATCAAAATCAGTTGAGGAAATTCTGATTCAGC from Balaenoptera acutorostrata chromosome X, mBalAcu1.1, whole genome shotgun sequence includes the following:
- the LOC103008937 gene encoding ferritin heavy chain-like, with the translated sequence MLPAPPSQVRQNYQPDCEAAVNSHFTLELHASSVCLAVAFYLNRDDLALKHFTGFFLRRSHEHSKRAQGLMRLQNQRGGRLHFQDIRKPASDEWESGLKAMKCALYLEKRVNRSLLDLHQLATDKSDPHLRLFLATHYLGQQVAFIRELEGHVTTLSMVGAPDADLAGYLFDKLTLGDSDKKN